Part of the Candidatus Omnitrophota bacterium genome is shown below.
ATCGACCAGCACGGCAAAAAGCCCGGACGCCGTATTCCGGAGAAGCCTTTAGACGGCACCCGTGTGGACCTTTATGAGCGCCCCATTGTGCTGTCTTCCGCCCAAACCGTGCGCGCGTCGGCAATTGAGCAAGCCGGTCACTACAAGCCCAAATTCGATCTGAACGAAGACTTTGAATTTGCCTGGCGTTTGGCCATGGCAGGGGAATATTGCATGATCCCTTACCCCACGCTCGGCTACCGGCGCCACAGCGGTTGCACCACCCACCGCTTAGCCAAGCAAATGTACATGCACGTGCATAGTCTTCTGCAAATCCCGGCCGGTAAACACACGGGGGTCCGCTACTGGCAGAAAAAGCGCCGCATTGCCCGGGTGCGCTACAAAATTGCGGAAGAACACTACAATGCCGGCGAGTGGCGGCAGGCATTTGCGCAATTGCTCAAGGCTTGCGCGGCCCGCCCGGATGTGGGCCTTCGCACGCCCGGTATTTTGGAGGGTCGATCCTCCCTTTACCGCCTGCTGCGCCCTCATGTCCTGCTGCTGAAATCTCTGATCCAGATGCTCCGGCCCAGCCAGCGATTCAAGTCTATCCCTCCGCGAAAGATTCTCTATGTGTTCCACCGCCAGGAATGGGCCGGGGCCGCGCAATCCATGCAAGAGACCATCCGGTCCCTGGATCCTGAGATCTACAAGGCCTGCATTCTCGTACCCGGCGAAAGGGATTTTGAGGCCATCGATTCCTTGGGCGCCATCCCTGTGTACGAGTACGCCCCCATTGAGTGGCGCTTCGGAAAGCTCAGGCATGCCTGGGCGCAGACCGCCTATTTGGCGGATTGGCTCAAGATGAAAGAAATCGGTCTGGTGCATATCAATTTTCATACCGATGCTCCGGCCATTGGATTGGCCAGCTGGCTGGCCGGCATCCGCTATCTGGTCCAGGTGCGCGTCATGCTCTGGATGACTTGGGCCCAGCGCTTTTGGCTGGCGCGCGCCCAAGCCGTGGTGTGCGTGTCCCATGCCACGCGGCGCTGGGTCACCCAGCCCCGTCGCTCGGATTTCTGGACGCGCTACCGCAAAGACCACATTTTTGTGCACGCGGACGGCCGGGACCTCTCCAGGTTTGCCTCAGTCACGGAGCAGGACGCCGAGACAGTGCGCAAGGAACTCGGCATCCGGTCTGAACAGCCATTGATCGGGATCGTGGGCTTGTTGGAAAGAAACAAGAATCAGGAACTCTTTTTGCGGGCCGCGGCAGAGCTTCTTAAACACGAACCAGAGGCCCGGTTTCTCGTGGTAGGGGACACAGGCATGGATCACCACGCCCCCTACAAAGACTATCTGCACACGCTGGCAGAGGAATTGGAGCTCAACGCTAAACTCATCTTTACGGGAGCGCGCAAGGATATCCCCGCGCTCATGAAAAGCCTGGACGTGCTGGTGCTCGCGAGTTTGCGCGATGCATTCCCAGGCGTCATCATCGAGGCCATGGCCTCAGGCACAGCCGTGGTCACCACCTGGGCCGACGGAGGGGCGCCGGAGGTCTTAGGGGATTCCGGGGCCGGGGTGGTGCTTAAGACTTACGAGGCCCCGGAATTAGCCCAAACCCTGCTGAGGCTTATCCGCAATCCTGAAGAGATCCGGAAGATGGGCGAGGCAGGGAAGAAAAGCGCGGCAGAACGCTTTGCGGTCAGAATAAACAGCACCAAGATGGCCGCGATCTACAATTGTTTGTTTGAAGGTCTTCCTGCCCAAACTGCATTCGCCGACTTTGCGGACAAGGAGGCATTCGATGCCGCGCCTTAGTGTGGTTATTCCCACCTATAACCGCGCGGCGGAGGTGACCGGAGCCGTGCAAAGCGCATTGGATCAGGATTTCCGCGATTTGGAGGTTCTGGTCATTGACGACGGTTCCACGGATTCCACCCGCGAACAAATCGCCGGCTTGCAGGACCCGCGCATCCGCTATCTTTATCAAAGCAATGCCGGAGTCTCTGCCGCGCGCAATCTCGGCATCCGCAAAGCCCAAGGCCAGTACATCGCGTTTTTGGACAGCGACGACCGTTGGTATCCCAACAAGCTCAGCGCCCAACTGCAGGCCTTGGACACTCATCCGGATTGGGCCTTCTGTTACGCCTATGCGGACGCGTTTGACCCAAGCGGACTGCAAGCGGGGCAGCGGCCGCAAGAGCCCTTAGACCCCACTTTGGAGAATCTGCTGCACCACAACTTCATCCCCACACTCACGGTCGTGGCGCGCGCAGAAGCACTCACAACAGCCGGACTCTTTGATCGCCATCTGACCAACAACGAA
Proteins encoded:
- a CDS encoding glycosyltransferase is translated as MSTVSVVLISYNRSGFLKISLQSVLNQSYQDFEIVLVDGSDKPEHIAAVQTLCSAEKRVRLLRIQNKGVSAARNHGIEHAQGDYIAFLDDDDEWYPGHLQEHVRYLDANPKASFVLSQAEIIDQHGKKPGRRIPEKPLDGTRVDLYERPIVLSSAQTVRASAIEQAGHYKPKFDLNEDFEFAWRLAMAGEYCMIPYPTLGYRRHSGCTTHRLAKQMYMHVHSLLQIPAGKHTGVRYWQKKRRIARVRYKIAEEHYNAGEWRQAFAQLLKACAARPDVGLRTPGILEGRSSLYRLLRPHVLLLKSLIQMLRPSQRFKSIPPRKILYVFHRQEWAGAAQSMQETIRSLDPEIYKACILVPGERDFEAIDSLGAIPVYEYAPIEWRFGKLRHAWAQTAYLADWLKMKEIGLVHINFHTDAPAIGLASWLAGIRYLVQVRVMLWMTWAQRFWLARAQAVVCVSHATRRWVTQPRRSDFWTRYRKDHIFVHADGRDLSRFASVTEQDAETVRKELGIRSEQPLIGIVGLLERNKNQELFLRAAAELLKHEPEARFLVVGDTGMDHHAPYKDYLHTLAEELELNAKLIFTGARKDIPALMKSLDVLVLASLRDAFPGVIIEAMASGTAVVTTWADGGAPEVLGDSGAGVVLKTYEAPELAQTLLRLIRNPEEIRKMGEAGKKSAAERFAVRINSTKMAAIYNCLFEGLPAQTAFADFADKEAFDAAP